The following are encoded in a window of Microcaecilia unicolor chromosome 14, aMicUni1.1, whole genome shotgun sequence genomic DNA:
- the LOC115457135 gene encoding olfactory receptor 6F1-like — translation MNQSVQVEFILLGFPSIRDRWIIVFLLILAIYCFTVIGNLVIIMLVWTDLHLHTPMYFFLGNFSFMEIWYTTVIIPKTMANIVTDMETIQFAACIIQYYVFFSLGTTEIFLLSCMAFDRYLAICNPLRYSTIMRNGVCLRLSLSCWLGGFLCLMPPAVLIAHLKFCGPYIINHFFCDGPSLLRLSCIDTYLIELFHFILALIVILLPFLLILISYIFIISTILRIPSGTGRNKAFSTCSSHLIVVLIFYGSLIFMYVRPKPINASEMNKAVAVFYTLVTPMLNPLIYCFRNTEVKKAMKMQCTKHVALKEDGCPVFSAIEYNF, via the coding sequence ATGAATCAAAGCGTTCAGGTCGAATTTATTCTGTTGGGTTTCCCCAGCATTAGAGATCGGTGGATTATAGTCTTTTTGCTAATATTGGCTATTTACTGCTTCACAGTCATAGGGAATTTAGTTATCATTATGCTAGTGTGGACTGACCTACATCTGCACACTCCCATGTACTTCTTTCTTGGAAACTTTTCTTTCATGGAGATCTGGTACACAACAGTCATCATCCCCAAGACAATGGCCAATATTGTGACAGATATGGAGACAATCCAGTTTGCAGCCTGCATTATTCAATactatgttttcttttctttgggcaCCACTGAAATTTTCTTGCTATCATGTATGGCCTTTGATCGCTATCTAGCTATTTGCAACCCTCTAAGGTACTCGACCATCATGCGCAATGGAGTTTGCCTCCGATTGTCACTgagctgttggttgggaggcttCCTATGCTTGATGCCACCAGCTGTTCTTATCGCCCATTTGAAGTTTTGTGGACCCTACATAATCAACCATTTCTTTTGCGATGGTCCATCACTGTTGCGACTCTCCTGCATTGACACCTACTTGATTGAACTGTTCCATTTTATTTTGGCATTAATCGTAATTTTGCTACCTTTCCTCCTAATATTGATTTCGTATATTTTTATTATCTCCACCATTTTGAGAATTCCATCTGGTACAGGACGAAACAaggccttctccacctgctcTTCTCATCTGATTGTGGTCCTCATATTTTATGGTTCTCTGATCTTTATGTATGTACGTCCGAAGCCCATTAATGCATCAGAGATGAACAAGGCTGTAGCTGTGTTTTACACTTTGGTTACACCCATGCTTAACCCTCTTATCTACTGCTTTCGGAACACGGAGGTgaaaaaagcaatgaaaatgcaGTGCACAAAGCACGTAGCTCTGAAAGAAGATGGATGCCCTGTGTTTTCAGCAATTGAATACAATTTCTAA